In the Gemmatimonadales bacterium genome, CATCCGTGACGACTGGGGTATCGCCCACGTCTACGGCAAGACCGACGCGGACGCGGTCTTCGGCGGCATCTACGCGCAGGCGGAAGACGATTTCAATCGTGTCGAGATGAACTACATCAACGCGATGGGACGCCTGGCCGAGACCGAGGGCGAATCCGCGATCTGGCGAGACCTCCGCATGAAACTCTTCATCCATCCCGACACGCTGAAGGCGCTCTACGCCACGTCGCCGGCGTGGCTCAAGTCGCTGATGGACGCATGGGCCGACGGCCTCAACTTCTATCTCGACAAGCATCCACAGGTCACGCCAAAGGTGATCAGGCATTTCGAGCCATGGATGGCGCTCTCGTTCACCGAAGGGAGCATCGGTGGCGACGTCGAGAAGATCAATCTCGGTGCGCTGCAGGCGTTCTACGGCGGGAGCGGCGCCGCGGCGGCGCCGGAGAATCCCGGGACCGGCGACGGCATGCCGCCCGAGCCCGGTGGTTCCAACGGCATCGCTGTATCAGCGAACAATACAGTGAATCATCATGCACTCCTGCTGATCAATCCGCACACGTCGTTCTTCTTCCGGTCGGAACTGCAGATGGTGAGTGACGAGGGACTCGACGCGTACGGCGCGTCGACGTGGGGGCAGTTCTTCATCTATCAGGGGTTCAACGACAAGATCGGCTGGATGCACACGTCGAGCGCGGTCGATGCCACCGACGAGTTTCTCGAAACGGTGACGAAGCGCGGCGACCACTATGTCTACAAGCACGGCAACGACGAGCTCCCGGTCCGTGAGGCGGTGATCACCGTGCCGTACAGGACCGCGAACGGGATGGCGGAGAAGAAATTCACCGTCTACTACACGCAACATGGACCCGTGACCCACACGGTCGGCGACAAGTGGGTCACCTTTGCGATGATGAACGAGCCGGTCAAGGCGCTCACGCAGTCGTACATCCGCACCAAGGCGCGCGACTACAAGACTTTCCGGCAGTCGTTCGACCTGCACACCAATTCCTCGAACAACACGATCTTCGCCGATGCCGCGGGTGACATCGCCTACTTCCACGGCAACTACATCCCCCGGCGCGACACGTCGTTCGACTGGACGCGCCCGGTCGATGGCAGCAACCCTGCGACCGACTATCACGGATTGCTCTCGGTTGATGAGACGCCGCACCTCTTCAATCCGGCGAGCGGGTGGCTCTACAACTCGAACAATTCGCCGTGGTCGGCGGCGGGGCCGAGTTCGCCGAAGAAGGACGATTTTCCGAGGTACGTCGACAACGGCACCGAATCCGCGCGCGGGTTGCATGCGATCCGCGTGCTGCAGAATCGCAAGGATTTCTCGCTCGAGGGATTGCGCGCGGCGGCGTTCGATTCATACCAGACATGGTTCGAGAAGCCAATTCCGGCGCTCATCGCCGCGTG is a window encoding:
- a CDS encoding penicillin acylase family protein, whose amino-acid sequence is MLWSLPVFAALFAAPHPAPRTPVPAAERARWDARAHDVTIIRDDWGIAHVYGKTDADAVFGGIYAQAEDDFNRVEMNYINAMGRLAETEGESAIWRDLRMKLFIHPDTLKALYATSPAWLKSLMDAWADGLNFYLDKHPQVTPKVIRHFEPWMALSFTEGSIGGDVEKINLGALQAFYGGSGAAAAPENPGTGDGMPPEPGGSNGIAVSANNTVNHHALLLINPHTSFFFRSELQMVSDEGLDAYGASTWGQFFIYQGFNDKIGWMHTSSAVDATDEFLETVTKRGDHYVYKHGNDELPVREAVITVPYRTANGMAEKKFTVYYTQHGPVTHTVGDKWVTFAMMNEPVKALTQSYIRTKARDYKTFRQSFDLHTNSSNNTIFADAAGDIAYFHGNYIPRRDTSFDWTRPVDGSNPATDYHGLLSVDETPHLFNPASGWLYNSNNSPWSAAGPSSPKKDDFPRYVDNGTESARGLHAIRVLQNRKDFSLEGLRAAAFDSYQTWFEKPIPALIAAWDALPAGDSLKTKLSEQIGMLRSWDLRWSASSIPTTLAVYWGSDIQRAGRGAGRGAGRAAGGGAAAGAPSAADPLGNRVTPAQMLQSLVAACDKLTADFGTWKQPWGEVNRFQRVDDSITATFSDAAPSIPVMFTTATWGSLASFATARTTAQAKKLYGTSGNSFVSVIEFGDSVRAIAVTAGGESGDPKSKHFNDQAERYATGNLRPVYYYRSQLKGHTEREYHPGS